One window of Streptomyces sp. SUK 48 genomic DNA carries:
- a CDS encoding YajQ family cyclic di-GMP-binding protein, producing MADSSFDIVSKVERQEVDNALNQAAKEISQRYDFKGVGASIAWSGEKILMEANSEERVKAVLDVFQSKLIKRGISLKALDAGEPQLSGKEYKIFASIEEGISQENAKKVAKIIRDEGPKGIKAQVQGDELRVSSKSRDDLQVVIALLKGKDFDFALQFVNYR from the coding sequence ATGGCCGACTCCAGTTTCGACATCGTCTCGAAGGTCGAGCGGCAGGAGGTCGACAACGCCCTCAACCAGGCCGCCAAGGAGATCTCCCAGCGCTACGACTTCAAGGGCGTCGGCGCCTCGATCGCGTGGTCCGGGGAGAAGATCCTCATGGAGGCGAACTCCGAGGAGCGGGTCAAGGCCGTCCTCGACGTCTTCCAGTCCAAGCTGATCAAGCGGGGCATCTCGCTGAAGGCGCTGGACGCGGGCGAGCCCCAGCTGTCCGGCAAGGAGTACAAGATCTTCGCCTCCATCGAGGAGGGCATCTCCCAGGAGAACGCCAAGAAGGTGGCGAAGATCATCCGCGACGAGGGTCCCAAGGGCATCAAGGCCCAGGTCCAGGGCGACGAACTGCGCGTCAGCTCCAAGAGCCGCGACGACCTCCAGGTCGTGATCGCCCTCCTGAAGGGCAAGGACTTCGACTTCGCGCTCCAGTTCGTGAACTACCGGTAG